In Sphingomonas sp. SORGH_AS_0950, the following are encoded in one genomic region:
- a CDS encoding HAD family hydrolase, whose translation MKPLLICDCDEVLVHMVRHFRDWLDEAHDMEFALDRHDFFGSLSRRGGGPAPTHDEAWELLHGFFPGQMERQTLVPHAAEALAALAKQADIVILTNLVEECRQPRIEQLARFGITHRVQCNSGPKGVPVARLVAEHGHPVTVFVDDLAQHHASVAEHAPQVHRLHMVSEPEMAPHVPPAPAAHARIDDWRRAETWIAARFAEGHAAPG comes from the coding sequence ATGAAGCCGCTGCTGATCTGCGACTGCGACGAGGTGCTGGTCCATATGGTGCGGCACTTTCGCGACTGGCTGGACGAGGCGCACGACATGGAGTTCGCGCTGGACCGCCACGACTTTTTCGGATCGCTGTCCCGGCGCGGCGGCGGCCCCGCCCCTACCCATGACGAAGCCTGGGAGCTGCTGCACGGCTTCTTCCCCGGCCAGATGGAGCGCCAGACCCTGGTGCCCCACGCCGCCGAGGCGCTGGCCGCGCTGGCGAAACAGGCCGACATCGTCATCCTGACCAATCTGGTCGAGGAATGCCGCCAGCCCCGGATCGAGCAGCTGGCGCGATTCGGCATCACCCACCGCGTCCAGTGCAATTCCGGCCCCAAGGGCGTGCCGGTGGCGAGGCTCGTCGCCGAGCATGGCCATCCCGTCACCGTCTTCGTTGATGATCTGGCGCAACACCATGCCTCGGTCGCGGAGCATGCGCCGCAGGTCCACCGGCTGCACATGGTGTCGGAGCCGGAGATGGCGCCGCACGTGCCGCCCGCGCCCGCCGCGCATGCCCGGATCGACGACTGGCGCCGCGCCGAGACCTGGATCGCCGCGCGATTCGCCGAGGGGCACGCCGCGCCGGGCTGA
- a CDS encoding DUF3572 family protein, translating into MPGPDTIEPARIETAGALALQALVWTLQSQSRAERLLALTGLSVEELRGGAGEPGVLAAILSFLEGHEADLIECADSLGVRPEALVAARRTLEAA; encoded by the coding sequence ATGCCCGGACCGGATACAATCGAACCCGCACGCATCGAGACGGCCGGGGCGCTGGCGTTGCAGGCGCTCGTCTGGACGCTGCAAAGCCAGAGCCGCGCCGAACGGCTGCTGGCGCTGACCGGCCTGTCGGTCGAGGAACTGCGCGGCGGGGCGGGCGAGCCCGGCGTGCTGGCCGCCATCCTGTCCTTTCTGGAGGGGCATGAGGCCGACCTGATCGAATGCGCCGATTCGCTGGGCGTGCGTCCCGAGGCGCTGGTCGCCGCGCGGCGGACGCTGGAGGCCGCATGA
- a CDS encoding IS3-like element ISGbe2 family transposase (programmed frameshift), with protein MSVSEIITDGGRRRHWSTPEKLRIVEETLDGRESISVVARRNGVAPNLLYRWRRLMLEGGSVAVAGDNDVTSNRQVREMETRIRELERQLGRKTLEVEILKEALERSRPKKSELAHALAVAGDYPVSLVAKTLGVGRSTVYDRLTGRTRTRGPYAKADDADLLPRIRQIAAQRPTYGYRRIAAVLNRQLRAEGLAPVNHKRVYRIMAADRLLLARRYTERADYGHDGVVVAIRSNLRWCSDGFEFTCWNGEVVRGAFIIDAHDREIIAWRAIANAGISGSDVRDIMLEAVETRFGGMRAPVPVEMLSDNGSAYTARETRTFARQLGLKPCFTPVRSPQSNGISEAFVHTLKRDYVRVSPLPDAPTALTSLAGWIEDYNDNHPHSGLKMRSPREHRALVSATA; from the exons ATGTCCGTGTCCGAAATCATCACCGACGGCGGTCGTCGCCGTCACTGGAGCACGCCTGAGAAGCTGAGGATCGTCGAGGAGACGCTCGATGGTCGCGAGAGCATATCGGTGGTGGCACGCCGCAACGGCGTGGCGCCGAACCTGCTGTACCGCTGGCGGCGGCTGATGCTGGAGGGCGGGAGCGTCGCGGTCGCCGGCGACAACGACGTGACCAGCAATCGCCAGGTCCGCGAGATGGAGACCCGCATCCGCGAACTGGAGCGCCAGCTCGGCCGCAAGACGCTGGAGGTCGAGATCCTGAAGGAGGCGCTGGAGCGCTCACGCC CCAAAAAAAGCGAGCTTGCTCATGCACTCGCCGTTGCCGGAGACTATCCGGTGAGCCTGGTCGCCAAGACGCTCGGGGTCGGGCGCTCGACGGTGTACGACCGCCTGACCGGCCGCACCCGGACGCGCGGGCCGTACGCCAAGGCCGACGACGCGGACCTGCTGCCCCGCATCCGCCAGATCGCCGCGCAGCGGCCCACCTACGGCTACCGCCGCATCGCGGCGGTCCTCAATCGACAGCTTCGCGCCGAAGGACTGGCGCCGGTCAATCACAAGCGCGTCTACCGCATCATGGCAGCGGACCGCCTGCTGCTGGCGCGGCGCTACACCGAGCGGGCCGACTATGGCCATGACGGCGTCGTGGTGGCGATCCGCTCGAACCTGCGCTGGTGCTCGGACGGCTTCGAGTTCACCTGCTGGAACGGCGAGGTCGTGCGCGGCGCCTTCATCATCGACGCCCATGACCGCGAGATCATCGCCTGGCGCGCGATCGCCAATGCGGGCATCAGCGGCTCGGACGTGCGCGACATCATGCTGGAAGCCGTGGAAACCCGCTTCGGCGGTATGCGCGCGCCCGTGCCGGTCGAGATGCTGTCCGATAACGGCTCGGCCTATACTGCCCGCGAAACACGCACCTTTGCCCGGCAGCTGGGCCTCAAACCCTGCTTCACGCCCGTTCGCAGCCCGCAGTCCAACGGCATCTCGGAGGCCTTCGTTCATACCCTCAAGCGCGATTACGTCCGCGTCTCGCCGCTGCCTGATGCTCCCACCGCGTTGACATCGCTTGCCGGATGGATCGAGGACTACAACGACAACCACCCCCATTCAGGGCTCAAAATGCGTTCACCGCGCGAACATCGCGCACTGGTTTCTGCAACCGCCTGA
- a CDS encoding Z1 domain-containing protein — translation MGNPADIENSVVTALVNVLGNKEPVPTREEVQTAAGVIGPMSGWNGPLDGIIDQVLIRIDTRMGAGVSLVDIDAGHDDQWVAKRDNITWTYAQAYEAFLRGEGWAPRLVQSLSDVTTRVLGHLQDPTSEGTWDRRGLVIGHVQSGKTANYTGLIAKAADAGYKFIIVVAGIHNNLRKQTQERIDEAFIGRSSDPDDRQSIGVGLEPGYPNPATLTNIREDFNKDTAGKSGWKLNDFSKPVILVIKKNVTTLKALHKWLKEMNAQGTGQISDVPMLMIDDEADNASINTNKEDVNPTQTNAMLRRILSLFAKSCYVGYTATPFANIFINPEAYDDDVREELFPRDFIYCLDAPTTYFGAEKVFLNDDSSRVILEEIQDCEDYIPFSHKRDDNVPELPPSLYRALDEFIVARAIRNLRGQAGKHCSMMVNVSRFVSVQKTVRDFLSLRISKIRDAVRANYAMPEFSSSQNGYMQRLKAAWSAEYSDTGHAWDEVKAALNSVFDHLNLFVINSKSDEVLDYTRYEKEGVGLTAIAVGGLSLSRGLTIEGLTVSYMYRNTKMYDTLMQMGRWFGYRPGYEDLCRVHLSRDSINWYAHIAQAAEELTQQVKRMRRDGMSPKQFGLYVMSHPDTLLITASNKMRTGEKVMFRQNFSGRLLESYIVSTDPDVNTENFGLIQRYWQEGFGGHEADDTGKGLIFRDVRVEQIEDFLTAFQAHSQFNDRKSDTIAYLRTLTDRHPVGDVLLISPGGIEEDWTLNRQVRIAAGVAGTAWRLNKDRVASRGDEKLGLFPEQQQVAEDLALNGEKAGAVSDYHYREVRKKPLLMIHSLQPRDNPAVTGPVAAFGISFPPGHYDKEIEVVANKVWLDAMQGAPDDPDEDEDYDA, via the coding sequence ATGGGAAATCCGGCTGATATCGAAAACAGCGTCGTCACCGCGCTCGTAAACGTACTCGGGAACAAGGAGCCCGTTCCGACGAGGGAAGAGGTTCAGACCGCCGCTGGCGTGATCGGGCCGATGAGCGGCTGGAACGGGCCCCTTGACGGTATCATCGATCAGGTGCTGATCAGGATCGACACTCGGATGGGCGCGGGCGTTTCGCTGGTCGACATCGACGCCGGGCATGACGACCAGTGGGTCGCGAAGCGGGACAACATCACTTGGACCTACGCCCAAGCGTATGAAGCCTTCCTGAGGGGGGAAGGCTGGGCGCCCCGCCTCGTCCAGTCGCTGAGCGACGTAACGACCCGCGTTTTAGGGCACCTACAGGACCCGACCAGCGAGGGCACCTGGGACAGGCGCGGCCTCGTGATCGGCCATGTTCAGTCAGGCAAGACCGCGAACTACACCGGCCTGATCGCGAAGGCAGCCGACGCCGGCTACAAGTTCATCATCGTCGTGGCTGGCATCCACAACAACCTGCGCAAGCAAACGCAAGAGCGGATCGACGAGGCCTTCATCGGCCGGTCGAGCGATCCGGACGACCGCCAATCTATCGGGGTCGGGCTGGAACCCGGCTATCCGAACCCGGCGACACTGACGAACATCCGCGAGGACTTCAACAAGGACACGGCCGGCAAGAGTGGCTGGAAACTGAATGACTTCAGCAAGCCCGTCATTCTGGTCATCAAGAAAAATGTCACCACCTTGAAGGCACTACACAAGTGGCTGAAGGAGATGAACGCACAGGGTACAGGTCAGATCTCTGATGTCCCGATGCTCATGATCGACGACGAGGCCGACAATGCATCGATCAACACGAACAAGGAGGATGTGAACCCGACGCAGACGAACGCGATGCTGCGCCGGATTCTTAGCCTGTTCGCAAAATCGTGCTATGTGGGCTATACGGCAACGCCGTTCGCCAACATCTTTATAAATCCCGAAGCATATGACGATGATGTGCGGGAGGAATTGTTCCCACGCGACTTCATCTATTGCCTCGATGCGCCGACGACCTATTTTGGCGCGGAAAAAGTTTTCCTGAACGACGATAGCAGCCGGGTCATTCTTGAGGAGATCCAAGACTGCGAGGACTACATTCCGTTCTCGCACAAGCGGGACGACAACGTCCCCGAACTGCCGCCCAGCCTGTATCGCGCGCTCGACGAGTTCATTGTGGCCCGTGCCATCCGCAACCTGCGCGGCCAAGCTGGCAAGCACTGTTCCATGATGGTCAACGTGTCCCGCTTCGTCTCTGTCCAGAAGACGGTGCGGGACTTCCTGAGCCTGCGCATCAGCAAGATCAGGGATGCGGTCCGCGCGAACTACGCCATGCCGGAATTCTCATCCTCACAGAACGGGTACATGCAGCGGCTGAAAGCCGCATGGTCCGCGGAGTATTCAGACACCGGGCATGCGTGGGACGAGGTCAAGGCTGCTCTCAACAGCGTATTCGATCACCTGAACCTGTTCGTCATCAACAGCAAAAGCGACGAGGTTCTGGACTATACGAGGTACGAGAAGGAGGGCGTCGGCCTGACTGCAATCGCGGTCGGTGGTCTAAGCCTGTCGCGCGGTCTGACCATCGAAGGCCTGACTGTCAGCTACATGTATCGGAACACGAAGATGTACGATACGCTGATGCAGATGGGCCGCTGGTTCGGATACCGGCCCGGCTATGAAGATCTGTGCCGCGTCCACCTCTCGCGAGACTCGATCAACTGGTACGCTCATATCGCGCAGGCGGCCGAGGAGCTGACCCAGCAGGTCAAGCGGATGCGCCGCGACGGGATGAGCCCGAAGCAGTTCGGTCTCTACGTTATGTCCCATCCGGACACCCTACTCATTACGGCATCCAACAAGATGCGGACGGGCGAGAAGGTCATGTTCCGCCAAAACTTCAGCGGCCGGCTGCTCGAAAGCTATATCGTCTCCACTGACCCGGACGTGAATACTGAAAACTTCGGCTTGATCCAGCGTTACTGGCAGGAGGGCTTTGGCGGGCACGAGGCCGACGATACCGGAAAGGGCCTGATCTTTAGGGATGTCCGGGTCGAGCAGATCGAAGACTTCCTGACTGCTTTTCAGGCGCACAGCCAGTTCAATGACCGCAAGTCCGACACCATAGCCTATCTGCGCACACTCACCGACCGCCATCCTGTCGGCGACGTGCTGTTAATCTCTCCCGGGGGCATCGAGGAGGACTGGACGCTCAACCGACAGGTCCGCATCGCGGCCGGCGTTGCGGGCACGGCGTGGCGCCTGAACAAGGATCGCGTAGCATCGCGGGGTGACGAGAAGCTTGGTCTATTTCCTGAACAGCAGCAGGTGGCCGAAGACTTGGCGCTGAACGGCGAAAAAGCGGGCGCGGTATCGGACTATCACTACCGCGAGGTCCGGAAGAAGCCACTTCTGATGATCCACAGCCTGCAGCCGCGCGACAATCCGGCCGTGACGGGCCCAGTCGCGGCTTTCGGCATCAGCTTCCCGCCCGGCCACTACGATAAGGAAATCGAGGTTGTCGCCAACAAGGTCTGGCTCGACGCGATGCAGGGCGCGCCAGACGATCCGGACGAGGATGAGGATTACGATGCCTGA
- a CDS encoding AIPR family protein: MTEQTTEEFFHDFRQEMLAEADSTFQLEAFMEIVSGELIETGFIEGFEHCPFKAPRGMRVDGYWFNDEGTIDIFVADFDCRRDLQTLTKTEMDAAFRRVVNFFEASLKGALEPDVTTPEYGLVRQLMDRRPLLQQVNFFLVSERVLSDRIQALPDNEVSGIRATYHIWDIARFQRQRSSRGHKEALDIDFVKMFGHGIKCLPANLGSDSYQSYLIVMPATVLAKLYHEYSARLLEQNVRTFLQARAQVNKGIRATIINEPRMFFAYNNGITATAQDVETVLTDGGLEIRRLTDLQIVNGGQTTASLFHTQRKDKADLSDIFVQMKLSVIDSEQSEMVVPRISEYANTQNRVNAADFFSNHPFHVRMAEFSRRIWAPALQGAQRETKWFYERARGQYIDAQSKLSQAEQKRFKAEYPKTQMFTKTDLAKFENVFDDHPRWVNLGSQKNFARYAARIGKEWDKSADTFNEFYYKRAIARGILFRATEKLVSAQPWYNGGYRANIVAYTLSMLGRIAADRKLSVDYQRIWNAQAADETLSGALAVIAKAVSDDITQPPAGISNISEWCKKESCWGRLSERSSHIADLLDDASWSALIGADDNREEAKTARQTQKIDNGIEAQKRVFETPTAYWSKILREAGLRKILTPKDIGILKIAEQIPAKVPTERQSALLVQLLDRAQQEGILPD; the protein is encoded by the coding sequence ATGACGGAACAGACGACTGAAGAGTTTTTCCACGACTTCCGGCAGGAGATGCTCGCCGAAGCCGACAGCACGTTTCAGCTGGAGGCGTTCATGGAGATCGTCTCTGGCGAGCTGATCGAGACTGGATTCATTGAGGGATTCGAGCACTGCCCCTTCAAGGCCCCGCGCGGCATGCGGGTGGACGGGTACTGGTTCAACGACGAGGGCACGATAGACATTTTCGTCGCGGACTTCGACTGCCGGCGCGATCTTCAGACCCTGACCAAGACGGAAATGGACGCCGCTTTCAGGCGCGTCGTCAACTTCTTCGAGGCAAGCCTCAAGGGGGCACTTGAACCGGACGTGACAACGCCTGAATACGGGCTGGTGCGCCAGCTTATGGACCGGCGGCCGCTGCTCCAGCAGGTCAATTTCTTCCTCGTTTCGGAACGGGTCCTGAGCGACCGGATTCAGGCGCTTCCGGACAACGAGGTCAGCGGCATCCGGGCAACCTATCATATCTGGGATATCGCACGCTTCCAGCGCCAGCGCAGCTCGCGCGGGCACAAGGAGGCGCTTGATATCGATTTCGTGAAAATGTTCGGCCACGGCATCAAATGCCTGCCCGCCAATCTCGGCTCTGACTCGTACCAGTCCTATCTGATCGTCATGCCGGCAACAGTTCTGGCGAAGCTCTATCATGAATATAGCGCTCGCCTGCTGGAGCAGAATGTCCGCACGTTCCTGCAGGCCCGGGCGCAGGTCAACAAGGGCATCCGCGCCACGATTATAAACGAGCCACGGATGTTCTTCGCCTACAATAACGGCATCACCGCGACAGCGCAGGACGTCGAAACCGTGCTGACGGACGGCGGTCTTGAAATCCGCCGGCTGACGGACCTGCAGATCGTCAATGGCGGGCAGACCACGGCATCGCTGTTTCACACGCAGCGCAAGGACAAGGCCGACCTCTCCGACATCTTCGTGCAGATGAAGCTGTCAGTGATCGACAGCGAACAGAGCGAGATGGTCGTTCCCCGCATCTCGGAATACGCTAACACACAGAACCGGGTGAACGCGGCCGACTTCTTTTCCAACCATCCCTTCCACGTTCGCATGGCAGAGTTCTCGCGCCGCATCTGGGCGCCCGCGCTGCAGGGCGCGCAGCGCGAAACTAAGTGGTTCTACGAGCGCGCGCGCGGGCAGTATATCGATGCGCAGTCCAAGCTCAGCCAAGCCGAGCAGAAGCGGTTCAAGGCGGAATACCCCAAGACACAGATGTTCACCAAGACCGATCTCGCCAAGTTCGAGAACGTCTTCGATGATCATCCAAGGTGGGTGAATCTCGGCAGTCAGAAGAACTTCGCCCGCTACGCGGCGCGGATTGGTAAGGAGTGGGACAAGTCGGCCGACACCTTCAACGAGTTCTACTACAAGCGGGCGATTGCGCGGGGTATCCTGTTTCGGGCAACTGAGAAACTCGTATCGGCGCAGCCTTGGTACAATGGCGGGTACAGGGCCAACATCGTGGCCTACACGCTTTCAATGCTGGGGAGGATCGCCGCCGACCGCAAGCTGTCGGTCGACTATCAGCGCATCTGGAATGCGCAGGCCGCGGACGAAACGCTGTCCGGCGCGCTGGCAGTCATCGCAAAAGCGGTCAGTGACGACATCACGCAGCCGCCCGCCGGCATCTCCAACATCTCGGAATGGTGCAAAAAGGAAAGCTGCTGGGGCCGTCTCTCCGAGCGGTCGTCGCACATCGCCGACCTGCTGGACGACGCGTCCTGGTCCGCGCTGATCGGCGCGGACGACAACCGCGAGGAAGCGAAAACCGCGCGGCAGACCCAGAAGATCGACAACGGAATCGAGGCTCAGAAAAGGGTCTTTGAGACGCCCACTGCGTACTGGTCAAAGATCCTACGCGAGGCGGGGCTGCGCAAAATACTGACTCCCAAGGACATCGGCATCCTGAAGATCGCGGAACAGATACCGGCGAAAGTCCCGACGGAGCGGCAGAGCGCGCTACTGGTTCAACTTCTCGACAGGGCGCAGCAGGAGGGCATCCTTCCGGATTGA
- a CDS encoding RidA family protein, which produces MTTHIDRALEQLGLTLPEAAAPVAAYVPVVEAGGLLHISGQLPFIDGQLVTGRLGEGVSLEDGQKAAQACGLMLVAQIKKYLGGDLGRVKRIVKLGVFVNSAGDFTDQPKVANGASELMVTLFGEAGRHARSAVGVPVLPLGAAVEVDAIVALA; this is translated from the coding sequence ATGACCACCCATATCGATCGCGCGCTCGAGCAGCTCGGCCTCACCCTGCCGGAGGCCGCCGCCCCCGTCGCCGCCTATGTCCCCGTCGTCGAGGCGGGCGGGCTCCTCCATATCTCGGGCCAGCTGCCCTTCATCGACGGCCAGCTCGTCACCGGGCGGCTGGGCGAGGGCGTCTCGCTGGAGGACGGGCAGAAGGCGGCGCAGGCGTGCGGCCTGATGCTGGTGGCGCAAATCAAGAAATATCTGGGCGGCGACCTCGGCCGCGTGAAGCGGATCGTGAAGCTGGGCGTGTTCGTCAATTCGGCGGGCGACTTCACCGACCAGCCCAAGGTCGCCAATGGCGCGTCGGAGCTGATGGTGACGCTGTTCGGCGAGGCGGGCCGCCATGCACGCTCGGCCGTCGGCGTGCCGGTACTGCCCCTGGGCGCGGCGGTCGAGGTGGACGCGATCGTGGCGCTGGCCTGA
- a CDS encoding Ppx/GppA phosphatase family protein has protein sequence MGDQPTRRPYRQAKPPARPAPPRPQRGRWSDAQAYAALDLGTNNCRLLIARPQGGGFAVVDAFSRIVRLGEGLATTGRLSDAAIDRTIAALRVCADKLRRRNVTLSRAVATEACRRAANGPAFIARALAETGIHLDIISAEEEARLAVLGCHALIEPGEDPALVFDIGGGSTELVLVDTRGPSPRILDWHSAPWGVVSLTESAGGGEGEAGRLAAYARMRQIVADSFAGFAARLPRDLKRPRLLGTSGTVTTLGSVHLGLSQYDRAAVDGLIVPTAAMREISTSLSRKSLAARGKVACIGPERADLVVAGCAILETILDLWPAERLGIADRGIREGILRRLMGITRP, from the coding sequence ATGGGGGATCAACCCACCCGACGGCCGTACCGGCAGGCCAAGCCCCCTGCCCGTCCGGCACCGCCCCGGCCCCAGCGTGGCCGGTGGTCCGATGCGCAGGCTTATGCCGCGCTCGACCTTGGCACCAACAATTGTCGGCTGCTGATCGCGCGGCCACAGGGCGGCGGCTTTGCCGTGGTCGACGCCTTTTCGCGCATCGTCCGGCTGGGCGAGGGGCTGGCCACCACCGGCCGCCTGTCCGACGCCGCGATCGACCGCACCATCGCGGCGCTGCGCGTCTGCGCCGACAAGCTGCGGCGCCGCAACGTCACCCTTTCGCGCGCGGTCGCGACCGAGGCCTGCCGGCGGGCGGCCAACGGCCCCGCCTTCATCGCGCGCGCGCTGGCGGAGACGGGCATCCATCTGGACATCATTTCGGCCGAGGAAGAGGCACGGCTCGCCGTGCTCGGCTGTCACGCGCTGATCGAGCCGGGCGAGGACCCCGCTCTGGTCTTCGACATCGGCGGCGGTTCGACCGAACTGGTGCTGGTCGACACGCGCGGCCCCAGCCCCCGCATCCTCGACTGGCATTCGGCCCCCTGGGGCGTCGTCTCGCTCACCGAAAGTGCGGGCGGCGGCGAGGGCGAGGCGGGGCGGCTGGCGGCCTATGCGCGGATGCGCCAGATCGTCGCGGACAGCTTTGCCGGTTTCGCCGCACGCCTGCCGCGCGACCTGAAGCGCCCCCGGCTGCTGGGCACCAGCGGCACGGTGACGACGCTGGGCAGCGTCCATCTGGGGCTCAGCCAATATGACCGCGCCGCGGTCGACGGGCTGATCGTGCCGACGGCGGCGATGCGGGAAATCAGCACCAGCCTGTCGCGCAAGAGCCTGGCCGCGCGCGGCAAGGTGGCGTGCATCGGCCCCGAGCGCGCCGACCTGGTGGTCGCGGGCTGCGCCATCCTCGAGACGATATTGGACCTCTGGCCCGCCGAGCGGCTAGGGATCGCCGACCGTGGAATCCGCGAGGGGATTTTGCGGCGTTTGATGGGAATCACCAGACCGTGA
- a CDS encoding PD-(D/E)XK motif protein produces the protein MPESTPWDDIAVPDTDFNVRQVGGQRAVPCNWGRNTDGECLFLIDLLGDHTSQYRRNVATVKGIGVDLRSAGLGLQRLVLTLERHVDRDLFAGLCRTLSASLADAPDSASALGIALTHIRRWKHFLSGRGSHLSPEEVRGLFAELQFLSELIGRQGAAVAVAAWLGPERSHQDFIFGNTAIEVKSLSGTERNSVRISSEDQLESLNDRLLLRIYRLSSGSGGPQLLSLNGMVARVQGLITDPDAADTFERRLVTHGYAPLPEYDEPAFVVSKTTTYHVREGFPRMTRSGLPDGIMNVGYEIKLEAIADYECDERAALEGA, from the coding sequence ATGCCTGAGTCGACACCGTGGGACGACATCGCCGTACCGGATACCGACTTTAATGTCCGCCAGGTGGGCGGCCAGCGCGCCGTGCCCTGCAACTGGGGCCGCAATACCGACGGCGAATGCCTCTTCCTGATCGATCTGCTGGGCGACCACACCTCGCAGTACCGGCGAAACGTCGCGACTGTGAAAGGCATCGGCGTCGATCTGCGGTCGGCCGGTCTAGGGCTGCAGCGGCTTGTGCTGACCCTCGAGCGGCATGTTGACCGCGACCTGTTCGCCGGGCTCTGCCGTACGCTGTCCGCTTCGCTCGCGGACGCGCCAGATTCCGCGAGTGCGCTTGGCATAGCCCTGACCCACATTCGCCGGTGGAAGCACTTCTTGTCGGGCCGGGGCTCGCACCTGTCTCCTGAGGAGGTGCGCGGGCTGTTCGCGGAGCTTCAGTTCTTGAGCGAACTGATCGGCCGGCAGGGCGCGGCCGTGGCCGTGGCGGCTTGGCTCGGCCCCGAGCGATCACATCAGGATTTCATATTTGGCAACACGGCTATTGAGGTCAAATCCCTTTCGGGCACGGAGCGGAACAGCGTCAGGATATCGTCGGAGGACCAGCTGGAGTCCCTGAACGACCGGCTGCTCCTGAGGATCTATCGGCTCAGCAGCGGGTCCGGCGGACCTCAACTCCTGTCGCTCAACGGGATGGTCGCCCGGGTGCAGGGTCTGATCACTGATCCGGACGCAGCCGACACATTCGAGCGCAGGCTGGTAACGCACGGCTACGCGCCGCTACCAGAATACGACGAGCCGGCCTTCGTCGTCAGTAAAACGACCACCTATCACGTGCGCGAGGGCTTTCCGAGGATGACCCGTTCGGGACTGCCCGACGGAATCATGAATGTCGGCTACGAGATAAAGCTTGAAGCCATCGCCGATTATGAGTGCGATGAGCGCGCGGCTCTGGAGGGGGCATGA
- a CDS encoding response regulator: MTRKVLVVEDNELNLKLFCDLLRAHGFIAEPVRDGREAVARAREVEPDLIIMDIQMPHVTGYELILELKADEELRRIPVMAVTAYAGREDEDRIRAAGADSYVSKPISLMRFMEAVNALL, from the coding sequence GTGACAAGAAAGGTGCTCGTTGTCGAGGACAACGAACTCAACCTCAAACTCTTCTGCGACCTCCTGCGCGCGCACGGCTTCATCGCGGAGCCGGTCCGCGACGGGCGCGAGGCGGTCGCACGCGCGCGCGAGGTCGAACCCGACCTGATCATCATGGACATCCAGATGCCGCACGTGACCGGCTATGAGCTGATCCTGGAGCTGAAGGCGGACGAGGAACTGCGCCGCATCCCGGTGATGGCGGTCACCGCCTATGCGGGCCGCGAGGACGAGGACCGGATCCGCGCGGCGGGGGCGGATTCCTATGTCTCCAAGCCGATCAGCCTGATGCGATTCATGGAGGCGGTGAACGCGTTGCTGTGA
- a CDS encoding RlmE family RNA methyltransferase codes for MSRGNSGLHQRVRTARNRTAQSTRWLERQLNDPYVRRAKAEGYRSRAAYKLIELDERFGFLRGKKRIIDLGIAPGGWSQVVRRKVPNASVVGIDLLPVDPIDGVTIFEMDFMDDAAPDRLMEALGGAPDLVMSDMAANTVGHPQTDALRTMALVETAFAFACDVLSPGGVFVSKVFAGGADSQLVAEMKRHFATVKHAKPPSSRKGSVEWFVVAQGFKGRKAAPVGDDSED; via the coding sequence GTGAGCAGAGGAAATTCGGGGCTGCACCAGCGCGTGCGCACCGCCCGGAACCGCACCGCGCAATCGACCCGCTGGCTGGAGCGCCAGTTGAACGATCCCTATGTCCGCCGCGCCAAGGCGGAGGGGTATCGCAGCCGCGCGGCCTATAAGCTGATCGAGCTGGACGAGCGATTTGGCTTCCTGCGCGGCAAGAAGCGGATCATCGACCTCGGCATCGCGCCGGGCGGCTGGAGCCAGGTGGTGCGGCGCAAGGTGCCGAACGCCAGCGTGGTCGGCATCGACCTGTTGCCCGTCGACCCGATCGACGGCGTCACCATCTTCGAGATGGACTTCATGGACGATGCGGCACCCGACAGGCTGATGGAGGCGCTGGGCGGCGCGCCCGACCTCGTCATGTCGGACATGGCGGCCAATACGGTCGGCCATCCGCAGACCGACGCGCTGCGCACCATGGCGCTGGTCGAGACGGCGTTCGCCTTTGCCTGCGACGTGTTGTCGCCCGGCGGGGTGTTCGTGTCGAAGGTCTTTGCGGGCGGCGCCGATTCGCAGCTGGTTGCCGAGATGAAGCGCCACTTCGCCACCGTGAAGCACGCCAAGCCGCCGTCGAGCCGCAAGGGATCGGTGGAATGGTTCGTCGTGGCGCAGGGGTTCAAGGGGCGCAAGGCCGCGCCGGTCGGGGACGATTCGGAGGATTGA